AGGTGCTAAGAGGCTGGAGCCCAGGGCTTTTCAGGTCTGACCTGAGACCCTCACTGCCggccaggagctgggctgcagcatgcCCCTGCCCGAGGGGCTCAGGCTGTGCTCAGAGAGCCCACGGCGGCTCAGCTCGCACcgagctctgctgctctgcaaccCTGTCTGTCATTTACTGATGACCGCAGGTCCTACAGTCTTGAACAGGCAATTAAGACAGCCTAATAAACAATCATAATGAAGGCATCATGGCCTCATAAAACACCATGCAGGAGCGCCACCAGATATCAACAGTGAATCTAATTACCAAGGGCAGACACAGCCTGCTCGCTCCCCTGACCCTGAGCTGTCGTGCGGACAGCGTGGAGCCATGGCTCTGCATACAAGCAGatgctgaaatggaaaaggtGCCAGGTTCCCAAGGAGTCAGGGCACAGCTCGGACATATCACACCAGCACCTTGCACGGCTCGGGCCTCTGTAAAGCTTCTCCAGCCCTGTCTGACTTAAACCAGCAGCATCTGCCCACCAGGAGAGCCTGGGCTGCCTGACAAAGCTTTGAACTTGGCCTTGGACAGGCAGGTGAGTTTCTCCTGCCTGTTTCTCACTTTTGTTATCGTGAAAATAATGCTGGAGGCACTGACCTGCCTCTTGACCTGCAGAAGAATGGGGACAGCAGGAGTTGTTCAATTTAGTACCTGAATCAGGAAAACCAGTGTGTCCAAGCTGAGTGAAAACAACTCTTTTAGGACCTttcccaaaaaacaaacaaaccccacagaTTCTAAGGGCCAGGATGAGACGAAGCAACTTTCACAGCACCCAAAACGCCTTGGCAGCCCTGCCGTAGCGTTTGCGCTCTGACAAGCGCTGCCGGGTTCCCCCTGCGCCTGTGCTGGCAGGATGCGGCCAAGGGGGCCCACGCTCCTCCTGGGCTCTGCTGAGCTCGGGGGAGCGATTAGCACCTGGTGAGCTTGACTCAAACGCACAGCGCTGGCACAGGGAAGCCCAGAGGAGCAAGGAGATCATTTTGATTCCTGTTAATGAACCATGCCGGGTTTGTACAATCTTCAGTCCTGTCAATCTCTCTGCGATTCTCCAGGCTAAGTAACACAGGGTGGGCAGCATACCCACGCCAAACGAACCCAGAGAGGTTCAGGGGGTTGGCGGTGCTGGCACTTCTGTGGGACCGTGTACCAAGTAAGGCAATGCTTAGGCCATTTGAGAGGGACAAAAAGTGATTTTCCTGGCTTCTTTCTCCCCGGGAGCAACAGGGCTGTACAGGGGGTGGGAGCTTTTACTAATTTATTACCTTCCTTTGGGGAGAAATTAGCTTAAACAAGCACAGGGACAAGCTCTCCATAAGCCTTGCTGGTTCCTTTTCCTTGGAAAATTCTGCATCTCCCTGGATTAAAGGTAGGTGGGAGACAATTGGCCCCTGTTTTCTGAAGTCTGGAGAGCTTAAATGAGAGCACGTTGATCTATACTTAATGTGATTAAGTTACATCTCTGAGTATCGtgttaattaaattaaacttCCCACTGCTGCCTCCGCAGCTTAAACAGGATAGTTGTTTTAAGACCTCAATTcacttttctgcatttcattgcATGGATGAGCAGGTAGGATAAAAGCTATCTGCTAATCAAATAATTGCACTGTTTAGAAACAACTTCTAACTTGATGGAAGTTCAAATTTAAATCTGATTTGAGCTAGATTTAAACTCTAGATTTTAAATCTAAAGTGACTTGTGCTTTGAGTaaggaaaataacaggaaaaagcaagagTAAATTGATGAAGGGAGTGCACAGAGTACGTCTGGCCGTGATGTTGCGGGAATTTAGACAGCATGATGGCTGATGCGCAGAGGACCAGATGGCTTTCAGAGTGTGAGCTGCAGTAAGTAGAAGGCAGAGACCCCTGTCGTAGCTGCCTGCTGGCTGCCCCTTCCTCATCCCGGGCCAAAGGGAACGCCCGGATCCTGCACCCCTGGCTTCAGCTGTGTGTTATTTCAAATGCTACATAGTCTCCATAGCCTCCTCTCCAAAATGCTTCTAATTGAGTGTCAGATGATGGACAAAAATATTTGGCTACAACTGGCAAAATAGCAACATTTTACCCAGAACACACCCCCATCAGGCATGTCACTGATCAGCACGCAGagccccaggcagcacagctgatGGGCCAGGCTGGAGCAACGCGCACAGCCCCTTACACAGGGGCTGGAAAACTGTGACCGGAATAAAGAAAACTCTGGGGAAAACTCGTATCTCCAGCAGGTCACAGAGCCAGGATCCTGCTGGAAGCTCGGTGCTCGCAGAGCCCCAGAGCCCCGGGGCTGTGTTTGGGGACCTCAGCTCCTCACAATGAAACCCATTTCCCAGATACAcctctccctctgccctccTACCATCTCCAGCAGCCCTGAGAACCTGCAATGGTTTTTCCAGCTTGCAGCTTCTAAGAAGAAATTGAGATTTCAAAGCTGTCTCCTCATTGACTTGACAGCAGCAGCCTTGACCCGGcgctggagaagcagcagccgcGTTAGCGGGTCAGTGCAGAGAGGCAGCGGGCAGCAGCACGGGTGGGTGATCAGGCGCCCAAGGAgaaggtgggagctgggggagcGGGACAGGAGCGCTGGATGCATTCACGGCTCATTCGCCAGCGAGGACCCGGGGGGATCTCTCAGGGATAGAGGCTACTGGAACAGCAGCATCAGCATCAAACCTACGGCGCGGCACGTCGGCTTGGCTGGAGCGGAGCAGCATCGGTGTGCTGGGAAACTGATGCTGGTCTGTGCCTCGGCGCAGGGAGCTTTTAGATGGCAACATGCAGGCTGCACATCCCTGCGCTGCAAACCCACAGTGCGGCTCTGGCTCGGAGCTGTTGAGGGAACAGCTGTAGCTGTGCCTGGCTAGTGCCGTTCCTGCATGCTCAGCTCTGCCCAAGGTGTAAGCACAAAGCCCAACTCAGGCCTCTCATCGCGATTAATTTAAAAGACCAATGTGGAGAGAACAAGAAGCTCTTCAGAAGAGCAAGTAACTTAGTTTTAAAAAGATGCCAGTGTTTGAACAACTGCTGCTTCACACTTGGGAAGTGGCCCCAGCACGGCACCCCACGCTGAGGGATGCTGTGAGGGGACCTGCTCCCCGCAGACCACCTCTCACACCccccaccagcacagccagctcctccAGTCGGGGCTGGGAGTGACTCTGAGACCATCTGCTGAGGCTTCCTGAGCAGTGAGCAGGACCTGGGTGCAGAAGGGTTTCCACAGTTGACACACTGAGCCACCGCATGTAAACTACCCGGAGAAAAGAAGGGTCAGCTACAGAGAAAGAGCAGTTATTTTTTTACAGTTGCTATGGCACCAGCTGTCTCTGTTCTCTCATTTATGCCCTTAAAATGGTCCTCAGTCGGGGGGATTAAACCTTGCTTCCCCGAGCACACTCCTCAGGCAGATCACACCGGCAGCAGGGATTTCTCACCTTCATCCCTAAGCAAGGGATGAAGACTCAAAGTCCATggtggctgcagcccctctgccagcccccCGCAGCACTGGCAGTTGAGTACAGCCTTGCCTTTAATTTCCAAGGACTGCGCCCACACCTGTATTATAAGGACTGCAGCTGAAATTCACAGCTATGCAAAGTCCCAGGAGTGACACAAATCCCGTATAAACCTGCAGGAGATTAATTGTCCCTCACCTGTGTGCTCAGGGGAGAGCCGCGCCAGCAAAGCCACGGGGCCACGTGCACGCAGGCTGATGGAGCGGGGGCTCTGCCTGGCTGCGGCAGGATCCCCCCAACCTCTGCTTGCTCCCCACTCAGCGCAGGGACCAGTGCGTGGGATCAGCCTGACACCTTCCAACTAAACCCCTTTGCTTGGAGAAAAGCACATGCAGAGAGCTGTTTCAAGTGACTCCTCGAAAACACACAAGCAGAAAATTGTTGTATTTTCAAATGAGAGGTGTTAAAAGgaacaataatttctttttccataagcagagagggagaggcCGTGCTGAGTGCAGCCTGCCCTGCGTGGGGACCGACAGCAGGTGGGTGGCAGGAGTGGATGCACCACCCATTGCTGcctgctgggatggggctgctTGGGGCTGGGCACCATCCGCTGCTGTGGTCCCCACACCAGGGCAGGGAACACCTGGGAGCACGTGGCGAGGTGTTGGGGGCAGCCAAACGCAGGAGGGCAAGGAGGGGTAGCTGgttaagacaaaaaaataccaCCTGTTCCTAGGACTTTTGTGTTCATGGTGTGTGGACGAGGAGCCAGTGGGGTGACATCCCCCAGCAGAGCCGCATCCCGGGGTGGCTGTGCCACCACAGCTGGACTAAAACCACCAAGGCACAGCCTGTCCTGCCTCGCTGCAGCCACCCAGAGCACCAGGACGTCTGCCCAGGGACCAGCACCAGCCCCCAGCACTGATCAGGTCcaacagccccagcagccaacgccagacacagaaaagaaaaaaaagtgtttttaactGGATGCTTCTAACAGGTCTCCATGCATGTGCCTGAAGGATTAACAGTGTCCAGAGGTTTCCCATGTGGGCAGACGCCGGGCGGCTGGCGTCACGTCGTCACAGCAACCCGCTAACCGTGGCCCTAAGAACTGCAGCTCCCGGTTTGATCTCTTCTgtagtttcttttaattacagatGAGGGTGCCTGGAAAAGCTGGTGCTGGAGCACCTTGGGGCCCTGGGAGCAACCGGTGGCCCCAGGCAATGGCCAGGGGCAAGACGCAGGCGCCTGCCCAGGCTGTAAGCCTCCACAGGCACCTTTCATTTGCAACAAAATTTGCTGTTAAACTGTCAAACTGAAGGGAGCACTGGCTCTCAGTACACTGCCATCCCCTCCTTGATTGCATCTGAGCTGCAAAAGTTATTTCACTTTCAAGCAGCTTATTTGCAAAAACTCACACCTCTGGGCTACGGAAAGACCCAGCATGTCAATGAGGACAGACGGGGCGATGCGGGATGGCTCAAACTGGGCAGCTCCATGCGAGTGGTGCTGGCTGCCGGCAGCACACAGAGGTGCCCCCAGCCCACGAGGGTCTGGTGGGCCCAGGGCGAGTGCTGGTCGAGTTTGTGCCCTGCACTTGCCTCCCAGCCAGGGGGCATTCTGAGGCCCCGCTCACTCCGCAGAGTTTCCCTTGCAAGAATGAGCAGTCATCTCCTTTGGTGGGTCTGGTGTCATCATTCACAGAGCAGTAATTGCAAAATATAccaagaagaaagaagtgtttagcaggaggaaggagcacCACCTGTGTGCAAATACAGTTCTGTTTCAGCAACCCAACCCCAAAATGCACCCACCTGCGTGCAGacctggggagcagaggggacagGAACCTGTGTGGTGAGGCTGGTCCTCACGCCTCAGCCCTGCACTCAGAAACCTGTGCTCCCCCCTCCTGCCTTTGATCAGAGGATGGGTttctctcctggctgctctcAGTGCTGTGGGTTTCCAGCGGGAGGTGGGGAAGCGCAGTCAGCCTGACCCTCCCCTCCTCGGATCTGTcatcagcaacagaaaaatcctTCCCATCCCCAAGTTACTCAGCCTGAATCCTGCAGGATTTGCCAGGGCGGCAGGatggcagagcagccctgcctggcaccCGCCACCAGCCCTCCCCGGCAGGGCATGGCCCCCCACCCAGGTCCCATGGCTGGCCACGTGCCCCCGGGGCCCCAAACCCATCCCAGGGACAAGTGGAGCAAAAAAATGGATTTCCTTCTCTCGGTCATCGGATTCGCTGTCGATCTGGGCAACGTCTGGCGGTTCCCTTACATCTGCTACCAAAACGGAGGGGGTAAGGACACTGCTAGGATTAAGTCttcttttggagaaaagaaatctgtttttcatcttTCCGATGCTGAAAaacttgctgtttcttttctttctttgtctctaGCTGCTCCTTTCTGGAGAGGGTGGTTTAGAGACCAACCCAACTTCTGACAtctgtcttttttctgttttgtgtcttTCTTCATCCCCTtccattcactccttccccAGTGTCATTCACCTCTTCCCCAGCGTCATCCGCTTCTTCCTCAGCATGGTTAGAGGTGTGTTAGCAGCTCTAGGATCACAAAGAGAAAACTAGTGTGCTCTAAACTGCCTAAAAGGATTAAGAATCCACAATTTTGGGGTGGGAGGTTTGTACCCTTTATGATCTTGTGACTTTGTGAAAGCAAACCTTTCTGATggcttgtgttttaaaataatcctcGCAAGCATCCCAGCCGTCTGCCACAGATCCCGCCTGTCCAGCTGGCAGTGCTGGACCCCACGGAGGAGCCTCAGCTCCCCGGGACATGCAGCCCTGCACCGCACAGGGCTCCAGATGTTCGCCTCTATGAGTGATCATGAGAAAGTTAAGATATAAAAGCTCcgtgaaggaaaaaacccaagtaaaTGACATCtaaataaattgctttaaatAGAGCTGGATAGAAAAACTCCTTGCATGGAAACCAAAAATGAGGAATGAAAATTTGGTGCTGTTTGCAAAAGCATGCTGGATTTAATTGCTAAAGTCGGCATTCGAGTAACGTTCTCTGCTGCTTGGGAAAATTAGAAGGAGATAATTAGTACCATACTTAAGGCTAAAATGTGGATCCCAGGTGCCCGCACTGAAGCACAGTTATTTGTGGTTTACTCCTGTGGGACTCAGAGCAAACTTTAGCCACTCTTCATTGATGTGGTTCAGGCGGATGCTTTCATTACCCGCCCCACGCACACAGGAGGGTGAGGAGTTCAAATAGCAGCTCTTGGAAAGGGCAGCCATGGTCCACGCAGAGCGGAGTGGGAGCACTGATCCAGGCAGGTGGTGGGCTCACCCaccagctggagctgctcctAGAAGAGAAACCCTCAAGGGCTATTAACAGGAACGTGGTACCTGCAGgccagcagccctgccaggcgaacagggggctgtgggaggaTGCTGGGGATGCTGCACCACATGCCTCCCCCAGCACATGGAGGGCTCTCAGAGAGAGGAGCCGGGGGGGTTAAATTAACTAATCCCAGCAGGGCAACTCTGATGAGCATGGTGAGCAGCTCCAGTTCCAAAAACCTCCATGGGGTACAAGTGTAGCCCTGGTACAGATGACATTGTTATGAATAATGCAGATTACGGCATTAATTGTGTCTTGGGGTGACCATGCATATTCAGTGGGATTTTCTCCAAAACTTTCCTAGACCTGAGAGGTGCTCAGTGTCCCATCCCCTGCACCCTGATGGTTTCTATTGCTCCTTGTACTGTCCTGGCCAAACGATCCCTCCCTGGTGAAGGCTGGGACACCAGCGGGGACCAACACAGCAGCGCGGAAAGCTGGGGCACTGAGCCCGGTCCTCGCATCTGTGAGCCCCCCTGAACAAATAATTTGCAAAGCATGTTACAAACACACGTACAAGCCCGTCCTGCATGCTGCTACGTGACGCATCCTCCAGCACTGGGAGGGATGGCAGTGGCAGCCCTTCACCTGTAGCCTGCCTGTGCTCGCTGGTGGTGCGAGGCCACGGTGGTCACCGTtgctctgctcctcaccccGCAGGAGCCTTCCTCATCCCTTACACGTTGATGGCTGTTTTCGGAGGGGTGCCCCTCTTCTACATGgagctggccctggggcagTTCCACAGGATGGGCGCCATCCCCATCTGGAAGCGCATCTGCCCCATCTTTAAAGGTAAGAGACCCCCAGCCGCAGGCCACCGCCGTGCACTCAGGGCCACGCAGGTTGGTGAGCGGAGCCGTGCAGGCGGTGCAGGTTCCTGCAGCCGTGTCCTGGGGGCCAGCCAGAGGGCTGGACCAGCATGGGCTGCTGAGTCTGcccccctctttccccaggCATTGGCTTTGCCATTTGCATCATTGGCCTGTATGTCTCCTTCTACTACAACACCATCATTGCCTGGGCTCTCTACTACTTCTACTCTTCCCTCTCGGGCACCCTGCCCTGGGCGAGCTGCAACAACCCCTGGAACACACCTGACTGCACCAACTACTTTGGGAGGAGCAATGTGACCTGGACCAACTTCTCCAGGTCCCCTGCTGAAGAATTTTATACGTAAGTGCACATAAGTGGATGATGTGTTTGACCTGGGGAACACCCCTGCAGAGGCTCTTGGGTCTTCTGCATGGGGAGCAGGACTGGGGTGCCTGGGAGCAGGTATGCTACTGCCCACGGCCGTCATGTGGGGATGCTCTTGGGGAGCTCATGGCCACCGTGCCCTGTGCTCCAGGGGAGAGGTGAGCATGGGACGCCTGCCCAGGGCTGAGCCCactccccagctgcctgcaagggcagagccagcagcactgcactgGCCTGAGACACCTTCCCCGGCCGTGGGGTCCCTGCCCGCAGGAGGAAGGTTCTGGAGATCCAGAAGTCGGGGGGTCTGTACGATGTGGGGGGGATCCACTGgcagctgctcctctgcctcttcctcatCTTTACCATCGTCTACTTCAGCCTGTGGAAAGGGGTGAAAACCTCTGGGAAGGTAAGAAAGAGTGCTCTggtgccagctctgcctgggcaCAGATGTGCCAGAGCCCTGGGCACATGGGGGCTCGCAGCCTGGCACGCAGCATCCCCTCCATGGCcagggccaggcaggagggaccGAGCAGAGCATCTGCCTGGCAGCTGGTGGGGTCCTCCTGGCTGTTTAAACATGGAATATTgcctcctccccacacccctACCCTCAGCCACCCTAGGCAGCCACGAGCAAGCCAGCCGTGCCTGACACAGGTGGATTGGGTGCTCagtggagcagctctgctggtgccGGGAGCTGACGGCTGCCTCTTCCCAGGTGGTATGGGTGACAGCCACACTGCCCTACGTTGTCCTCCTTATCCTGCTGGTCCGGGGGGCCACCCTGCCCGGCGCCTGGAGAGGGGTCATCTTCTACCTGCGCCCGGACTGGGGCAAGCTCCTGAGCACCGCAGTGAGTGTGTGGTGGGACGTGCCACCCCAGCTCTGactgccccctgccctggggatgtCAGCACCCAGGCCCCCTTCCTGGGTCGCACAACCACCCCTGCCCACTGGTCTGGTCCTGCTGCCAGTGGTGTGGGTGATGGGGCCCTTGTTCCTACAGAAATGAGACACCCGGGACAGGCTTTTGGAAATGTAAATCTATAATTGAATCACCCATCTCAttgctgctgggttttgtttgtgccCTGTTCTCTCCCTGGCCTGACAATAGGCTTCCTGTGGGTAATTACCAGGCAGTACTTGAGAATTCTCATTAAAGGTAatcagggctgtgctgccgtGCTGTGCTGAACCTGCCTGGGGAAGGATTGGGCACTGGGGTCCTGGGGCTTCCCTCGACTTCATCCCCTCTCCAGGCATGGGGGAGTGCATATGCCATCacttaattctgctgctgcagaaccCCAGGGTGGAAACGAGCTCCTCCTGTCCTGTGGCAGCTCCCCTGCTCCCAGGACATCTCATGGGGGGATGGGGCAAGCAAGAGAGGAGGTCTGGCAGCATGTAACAACAAGGACCCCGTCCCTATGTCGTGGGTGGGCATGCCATTGGGTGGGCATGCCGTGGGGCATggcccagccccatcccagcctgCCTATTTCTTCTCCTGCCAGGTTTGGGTTGATGCTGCTGCgcagattttcttctccttgggCCCTGGATTCGGTGTCCTTCTTGCTCTCGCCAGCTACAACCATTTCCACAACAACTGCTACCGGTGAGCTCCCGCAGCCATGGGTCCCTGTAGGCTGCAGTGGAGCCACATCCCGACAGCTCCTGCAACCCGTGGCCACTGGCTGAGCATCTTTCCCCATTTTACTGGTGGTTTTGGTATGCGGTGTTGGGAGAGGGAACCAGCACGGGTGCAGGCAACTGGGGCAGCTGAGATGGGGTGAGAGCTGCGCTGGAGCAAGGTTTCTGCCACAGAACACATCTCCCTGCTTTGTGCTTTCCAGGGATGCGCTCGTCACCAGCACAGTGAATTGCCTCACCAGCTTCCTCTCGGGCTTCGTCATCTTCACCGTGCTGGGCTATATGGCTGAGATGAGGGACATGGAGGTGGAGGATGTCGCGAGAGATAAAGGTTCGCCTCCCTCCAGCGTGATCACCCCACCCTGGCCCCACAGTGCCCTGGtgcccagggctctgtgtgccCATTGCGGCTGAGGGGGGCCGGGGTGATGGCTGGCCCTGGGGGTCTGCTGGGGTGCGGGGGCTTGTGCCCAGGAGCGGATCCCAGGAGCGGAGGGCAGCGAGGTGTCCAGCCCTGTCTCTCAGCCAGGGCCAGGCGTGCTCGCTCTGGCTTTGGGGCATCTTCCCCAAGCGCAttcccaccagcacccagggctgtgccagagcaggcagggaacAGCAAACCAAACCAGTGTCGCCTCCTAGGGCCGAGCCTCCTTTTTATCACCTACCCTGAAGCAATCGCCAACATGGTGGGATCCACCTTCTTTGCCATCATATTCTTCCTGATGATGATAACACTGGGGCTGGACAGCACGGTAGGCACCTCTGTGGAGCACGGCAGCACGGCCGTGCAGCCTGGGGCCGTGTCCCCAGCAGGGACTGGGGATGGCCGTGTCCCATGGCTAATAGCAGGGTGACAAGGGAAGCTATGGCCTCGGGAAGGAGGGCTGCCTGCCTGAGCCCTCCAAGCATGGCCAGTGTGGGGACGGAGGGAGGGGACAAGATGGGATGCCCTCCCTCTGCTCAcaggcagaggggctgtggggggagcAGATTTTCTTGGGGAGGGTGACTGTCCCCATGTCTCATTTCTCCACCCCACACCAGCATTTCCTTTGCAGTTTGGGGGCTTGGAGGCCGTGATCACAGCTGTGATGGACGAGTACCCCCAGGTCCTGGCTGGGCGACGGGAGCTCTTCGTCCTCGGCCTCATCACAGTCTGTTTTCTGGGTTCCCTGAGCACCCTCACCTACGTGAGTACCGGGCACCGCTCCACTCCCGGCCCCACCACACACCTACTCGTTTCTCCAGCAATCCCTGGTGTGGGACTTTGACCAAGACCTGCTCCACATCCCCACGGGGTCTacagcctccctccccttcctcgTGCTGTTCCAGGGGGGAGCCTACGTGGTGAAGCTACTGGAGGAGTTTGGTGCTGGCTGCTCAATCCTGGCAGTGGTGCTACTGGAAACAATAGCTGTCTCCTGGTTTTATGGTAAGAAGTTGCCTTTGTTATGAAATACAGGTGTTTAACCTTATGCACATGAGTAAATGCCAGGGGGGTTGGAGGCAGAAGCATGTGTGTGACTCCTGGCGAGGCTGGGATGGGGCATGGAGGGCATCGTGTCCACAACCCTGTACCCACGTCCCCCACGGGTCTGCAGGGCCGTGATGGCTCTCTCCTCTGGCAGGAATACAGAGGTTTTCCCATGATGTGAAAGTCATGCTGGGCTTCACCCCGGGGCTGTTCTGGAAGGTGTGCTGGGTTGCCATCAGCCCTGCCTTGTTAGCGGTGAGTACCTACGGCCCAAATTAAAGCCTGGGTTGGCAACGGTCCTCTGAATGCCCCACAGCGGACCTGCTCTTCCCCTCgccggctgctgctgctgcttagcTCCCCGGGCGCCTGCGCCGCTGGCTCCCCTCTTGCTTGCATGGGGTGAATAAGCTGCCAGGAGGGTGGACCAAGATCCTGGCCAGGGCTGTAGGACATTGTGC
This DNA window, taken from Phalacrocorax carbo chromosome 15, bPhaCar2.1, whole genome shotgun sequence, encodes the following:
- the LOC104043639 gene encoding sodium-dependent serotonin transporter, with translation MAEQPCLAPATSPPRQGMAPHPGPMAGHVPPGPQTHPRDKWSKKMDFLLSVIGFAVDLGNVWRFPYICYQNGGGAFLIPYTLMAVFGGVPLFYMELALGQFHRMGAIPIWKRICPIFKGIGFAICIIGLYVSFYYNTIIAWALYYFYSSLSGTLPWASCNNPWNTPDCTNYFGRSNVTWTNFSRSPAEEFYTRKVLEIQKSGGLYDVGGIHWQLLLCLFLIFTIVYFSLWKGVKTSGKVVWVTATLPYVVLLILLVRGATLPGAWRGVIFYLRPDWGKLLSTAVWVDAAAQIFFSLGPGFGVLLALASYNHFHNNCYRDALVTSTVNCLTSFLSGFVIFTVLGYMAEMRDMEVEDVARDKGPSLLFITYPEAIANMVGSTFFAIIFFLMMITLGLDSTFGGLEAVITAVMDEYPQVLAGRRELFVLGLITVCFLGSLSTLTYGGAYVVKLLEEFGAGCSILAVVLLETIAVSWFYGIQRFSHDVKVMLGFTPGLFWKVCWVAISPALLAFIVISSLLDQPPLTLFDYQYPEWSISVGYLIGASSFICIPFYMVYKLVWTPGSLKQRLAICIRPEKTARDPQAEAVCMSPLL